The proteins below are encoded in one region of Sporosarcina sp. FSL K6-1508:
- a CDS encoding Ger(x)C family spore germination protein codes for MKKKHFFLLLLFLCVGLVGCAETNLLERVGLATLIGYDFGKEEVVETTAVVRQVSTELQSKVAIITAENDTSQGTRAKINRRAAKKIMSGQLRGGLFGEEFAKAGIGHYIDTFLKNPAISGGMLFAVVEGETRPLLEYQYPNIDDIGEHVYNMLKQNIDNEQVVSSALHELAHDYYSIGREIALPIIRREEELLEISGIALFKKGKMVGKLPVEDSFYVKLSRDDYHAGTYELKIKGDDLPSSLMKNPPDEISLVFDPIKTHKDVKLVNPTTPEFNLRLSVQARILEIKPNINAGKAENTEELEKAISKSLSSEISRVIAYCQKIDSDVFGYGDHYRSSVRHSKLTEEKWHELYKKMKVNVDVDFTLLRSGVFE; via the coding sequence ATGAAAAAAAAACATTTTTTTTTACTACTATTATTTCTCTGCGTCGGTTTGGTCGGGTGTGCAGAAACAAATCTTCTTGAGAGGGTAGGCCTAGCAACGTTGATTGGCTATGATTTTGGCAAGGAGGAAGTAGTGGAGACTACGGCGGTTGTTCGCCAGGTGAGCACGGAATTACAAAGTAAAGTTGCAATTATTACCGCTGAAAACGACACAAGTCAAGGAACGCGCGCAAAAATCAATCGCAGGGCAGCTAAAAAGATAATGTCAGGACAATTGAGAGGGGGGTTATTCGGTGAGGAATTTGCCAAGGCAGGCATTGGTCATTATATTGATACCTTTTTGAAAAATCCCGCTATAAGTGGGGGAATGCTTTTCGCAGTGGTTGAGGGCGAGACGAGACCATTACTTGAATACCAATACCCAAATATCGATGACATTGGTGAACATGTCTATAATATGTTAAAACAAAACATCGATAATGAGCAGGTGGTTTCATCTGCGCTTCATGAACTAGCCCATGATTATTATTCCATTGGCAGAGAAATTGCGCTACCCATTATTAGAAGAGAGGAGGAGTTATTGGAGATCTCTGGAATTGCTTTGTTTAAAAAGGGCAAAATGGTTGGTAAACTTCCTGTTGAGGATAGTTTTTACGTAAAGCTAAGTAGAGATGATTATCATGCTGGAACCTATGAATTGAAAATTAAAGGCGATGATTTACCTTCATCTTTGATGAAGAATCCTCCTGATGAAATTAGTTTGGTATTCGATCCGATTAAAACGCATAAAGATGTGAAGTTAGTCAATCCAACAACTCCCGAATTTAATCTACGCCTCTCCGTGCAAGCAAGAATACTGGAAATAAAACCAAATATTAATGCAGGGAAAGCTGAAAACACGGAAGAACTTGAAAAAGCAATCAGTAAGAGCCTGTCGAGTGAAATCTCAAGGGTTATTGCCTACTGTCAGAAAATTGATTCGGATGTTTTTGGATATGGTGATCATTATAGAAGTTCTGTACGTCATTCTAAACTGACGGAAGAGAAATGGCATGAGTTGTACAAGAAAATGAAAGTTAACGTTGATGTTGACTTTACACTACTTAGAAGTGGAGTCTTTGAATGA
- a CDS encoding sigma-70 family RNA polymerase sigma factor produces MDEIDLAKRAKKHDTQAFLLLMALYKETLYRTAFSFLKNEHDAIEALQEVTVRAYKKIHTVKEPKYMKTWLVRIMMNYCQDQLKYKQRFTFSQELYEIEAELNFTHLEIEEALSKLPDAGQRLIHLKYFQDVKNKDIAVSENIPEGTVKSRLHHALKALRKYLSEEGESDHV; encoded by the coding sequence ATGGATGAAATCGACCTAGCGAAAAGAGCTAAAAAACATGATACACAAGCGTTTTTATTGCTGATGGCTCTTTATAAAGAAACGCTTTACCGAACGGCTTTTTCATTTTTGAAAAATGAGCATGATGCCATAGAAGCACTTCAGGAAGTAACCGTGCGCGCCTATAAAAAAATACATACTGTGAAAGAGCCAAAGTATATGAAGACTTGGCTTGTCAGAATCATGATGAACTACTGCCAAGACCAACTAAAATATAAACAGCGTTTTACCTTTAGCCAAGAATTATATGAAATCGAAGCTGAACTCAATTTCACACATCTTGAAATCGAAGAAGCCCTCTCCAAGTTACCAGACGCGGGACAACGATTGATTCACCTGAAGTATTTTCAAGATGTTAAAAATAAAGACATAGCCGTCAGTGAGAACATACCGGAAGGAACGGTCAAATCGAGATTGCATCATGCATTAAAAGCATTGCGAAAATACCTTTCAGAGGAAGGGGAATCAGATCATGTTTGA
- a CDS encoding nucleoside hydrolase — MAKKVLLIGDIGIDDTVALIYAHLNDEIDIVGVVADYGNVSRDDAIANIHYLFNLLNFSKDIPVISGAKAPMTAEQPTYYPEIHGVHGLGPIVPDGPELIIENFLEIVNIIKKYKDELIIVNIGRLTSLATMFILYKDLMSNVKEYYIMGGAFCVPGNVTSAAEANFHADPIAVKIVLSSAENVTIVPLNATQKAIVTPDMVDYIDYFGKTAIFKPLMDFYTEFYQERDPTLQGSPVHDVLTLIAVIHPEMFTFKSYPIEIGQQLEGLTRGQSIAEIQPEAQLVNNGTNHRIAYDLDYERFFHNFLSVMTGNHSK; from the coding sequence TTGGCAAAAAAAGTTCTTTTAATTGGGGATATTGGAATTGACGATACAGTAGCCTTAATCTACGCTCACTTGAATGATGAAATTGATATTGTCGGAGTGGTGGCCGATTATGGAAATGTATCAAGGGATGATGCAATTGCAAACATCCATTACTTGTTTAACTTGCTCAATTTTTCTAAAGATATCCCGGTCATAAGCGGTGCGAAGGCTCCGATGACTGCAGAACAACCTACTTACTATCCTGAAATTCATGGTGTGCACGGCCTTGGACCCATCGTTCCAGATGGGCCTGAATTGATCATTGAAAACTTCCTGGAGATTGTAAATATAATCAAAAAGTATAAAGATGAGTTGATTATCGTAAATATAGGCCGTCTAACTTCACTTGCTACGATGTTCATTCTTTATAAAGATTTAATGAGCAATGTAAAAGAGTATTATATTATGGGAGGCGCATTCTGTGTTCCTGGTAATGTCACAAGTGCTGCAGAGGCAAACTTCCATGCGGATCCTATCGCCGTAAAAATCGTTCTTTCATCCGCTGAAAATGTCACTATCGTCCCGTTAAATGCAACACAAAAAGCGATTGTCACACCTGACATGGTCGATTATATTGATTACTTTGGAAAAACTGCTATCTTTAAACCGCTAATGGACTTTTACACTGAATTTTATCAAGAACGGGATCCAACTCTTCAAGGAAGCCCCGTGCATGATGTACTGACACTTATTGCGGTGATACATCCCGAAATGTTCACGTTCAAGTCTTACCCTATCGAAATTGGGCAACAACTAGAAGGACTCACAAGGGGGCAAAGTATTGCAGAGATACAGCCTGAAGCCCAACTTGTCAATAACGGAACAAACCACCGTATTGCATATGACTTAGATTATGAAAGGTTTTTCCACAACTTCCTGTCTGTCATGACAGGTAACCATTCAAAATAA
- a CDS encoding DHA2 family efflux MFS transporter permease subunit, producing MEKNVAPEEFRIRSIIVPLLAIIAGVFMVVLNSTSMNVALTTLLKDLNTDFPTIQWTVTGYMLAQASVIPLAGWLSDRFGAKAVFLSSITLFTIASILCTIPNSAGWLIAFRIVQGLGGGCVIPVAMAYVYRLSPQHKVGTVMAMMGIPILFAPAIGPVLSGWLVEFYSWRWLFLINIPVGIISILIGLKTLPKVERQTVAGIDLPGMILAPIAFAGLSYGVIEGATSWTSVNTIAGLVIGGIALIAFIIRELSIETPLLDLRVFRSIDFSIGIIVQWIGQFALFGAIFLLPQFLQQARGFGAFDTGMILLPQAIASMIVMPIAGYLFDRIGVRWLVVIGLGLVSGATYQYSQVDVTTTGKDLLIPLIMAGAGMGMMTMPMNTHLFNMAPRHLVSRVTSLTNSMQQVINSLSVAALVTILSAHVTLRTDELKEAAQSATGTVSPTPESMQQAMAEVAANSFGDTFGFMVIVAIIGAALGLLLRRHKTSS from the coding sequence ATGGAGAAGAACGTGGCACCAGAAGAATTTCGGATTAGAAGTATCATCGTACCTTTGCTAGCTATTATTGCAGGGGTGTTCATGGTTGTCCTTAATAGTACATCCATGAATGTTGCGTTAACTACATTATTGAAAGATTTAAATACTGACTTTCCTACAATTCAATGGACAGTCACTGGTTATATGTTAGCCCAAGCTTCTGTAATCCCGTTAGCAGGTTGGTTGTCTGACCGATTTGGAGCAAAAGCGGTGTTTTTAAGTTCCATAACTCTATTTACAATTGCATCTATTTTATGTACAATTCCGAATAGTGCCGGCTGGCTTATCGCTTTCCGTATTGTTCAAGGACTTGGCGGCGGTTGTGTAATCCCAGTTGCAATGGCATATGTGTACAGACTTAGTCCACAGCATAAAGTCGGGACTGTCATGGCTATGATGGGGATTCCGATTTTATTTGCGCCGGCAATTGGACCGGTTCTTTCAGGCTGGCTGGTAGAATTCTACTCATGGAGATGGCTTTTCCTCATTAACATTCCAGTGGGAATCATCTCTATATTGATTGGTCTAAAAACGTTGCCAAAAGTGGAACGTCAAACGGTAGCAGGAATAGATTTGCCTGGTATGATTCTTGCTCCTATCGCTTTCGCCGGATTGTCCTATGGTGTAATTGAAGGGGCGACTAGTTGGACTTCTGTAAATACAATTGCAGGTCTCGTAATCGGCGGAATAGCTTTAATAGCCTTTATCATCAGGGAGCTATCGATTGAAACGCCGCTACTAGATCTTCGAGTCTTCCGTTCAATCGATTTTTCGATTGGAATTATCGTGCAATGGATTGGTCAGTTTGCGCTATTCGGGGCAATCTTCCTTCTTCCACAATTTCTTCAGCAAGCAAGAGGTTTTGGTGCATTTGATACGGGAATGATTTTACTGCCACAGGCGATAGCTTCGATGATTGTAATGCCGATTGCAGGTTACTTGTTTGACAGGATAGGTGTTCGTTGGCTTGTTGTTATCGGACTTGGTCTCGTTTCAGGAGCCACTTATCAATATTCACAAGTGGACGTGACGACTACCGGGAAAGATTTGCTAATACCGTTAATCATGGCCGGTGCAGGTATGGGAATGATGACAATGCCTATGAATACACATCTATTCAATATGGCGCCGCGTCATTTGGTCAGCCGAGTGACGTCACTGACGAATTCCATGCAGCAGGTGATCAATTCATTATCTGTCGCAGCTTTGGTAACGATTTTATCAGCACATGTGACCCTTAGAACTGATGAATTAAAAGAAGCAGCCCAATCAGCTACGGGAACAGTTTCTCCGACACCAGAGAGCATGCAGCAGGCAATGGCAGAAGTAGCCGCAAATTCGTTCGGTGATACATTTGGATTCATGGTGATTGTTGCGATTATTGGAGCGGCTTTAGGACTATTATTGCGCCGTCATAAGACATCTTCTTGA
- a CDS encoding DUF948 domain-containing protein, whose translation MKYYMEILLYVSAIIGALSLLLIAIFVIITLKSAKQTIGEVSETLKRVETKLGGITEKSEQLMEKTNRIAEDAENKLQSLNSLSDSAKNLGNSTDHMNKSILAISEEVAVPPEKYRDLMEKATVLTETAARIYYRFQKEKRHSEWEEKDSIPKRLPAPQSKNRS comes from the coding sequence ATGAAGTATTATATGGAGATACTTTTGTATGTTAGTGCCATCATTGGGGCCTTATCTTTATTGCTCATTGCAATTTTTGTTATCATCACATTGAAAAGTGCAAAACAGACAATAGGGGAAGTTTCCGAGACTTTGAAACGAGTTGAGACAAAGCTTGGTGGTATCACTGAGAAATCCGAGCAATTGATGGAAAAGACAAATCGGATTGCCGAAGATGCAGAAAACAAACTTCAATCATTAAATAGCCTATCCGATTCTGCAAAAAATCTCGGAAACTCTACAGATCATATGAATAAATCGATACTCGCAATTTCAGAAGAAGTTGCTGTCCCTCCCGAAAAGTATCGTGATCTTATGGAAAAGGCGACTGTACTGACTGAAACAGCGGCACGGATCTATTACCGTTTCCAAAAGGAAAAGCGACATAGTGAATGGGAAGAAAAAGACTCCATTCCCAAACGTTTACCAGCACCGCAAAGCAAAAACAGATCATAA
- a CDS encoding TetR/AcrR family transcriptional regulator has product MTERVNENETDLVKKESTLMSSGQKNSEEYRNRIVTAAKKLFNEYGIENVTMHQIAKAAAIGQATLYRRYSHKGEICMEILSSNTQNFLKELDLLLTTTEKTLTPLEQLDNVITKIADYIDDKASMLVIIKIEYSRELQLLQFHHPIFLYLHKIISDLYLKSINNGEIVKLHTTLTAHTLVAALSPDLFLHQKNEMSFSKEEIIASIRQTYIEGFKKL; this is encoded by the coding sequence ATGACCGAGCGGGTAAACGAAAATGAAACAGACCTAGTTAAAAAAGAATCGACCCTAATGAGCAGTGGTCAAAAAAACTCTGAAGAATACCGAAATCGAATTGTAACTGCAGCAAAAAAACTGTTCAATGAGTATGGAATTGAAAATGTCACGATGCACCAAATTGCAAAAGCCGCCGCTATTGGGCAAGCCACCCTATATCGCCGCTATTCCCATAAGGGTGAAATCTGCATGGAAATCCTAAGCAGCAATACGCAGAACTTCTTGAAAGAACTTGATTTATTACTTACCACAACCGAGAAGACCTTAACCCCTTTGGAACAATTGGATAATGTAATTACCAAAATTGCAGACTATATTGATGACAAAGCCTCCATGCTCGTCATTATCAAAATAGAATACAGCCGTGAGTTACAACTGTTACAATTCCACCACCCCATCTTTCTTTACCTGCACAAAATTATTTCTGACTTATACTTAAAGTCGATTAATAATGGTGAAATAGTGAAGCTGCATACAACTTTGACTGCACACACATTAGTAGCAGCCTTAAGTCCTGACTTATTCCTTCATCAAAAAAATGAAATGAGTTTCAGTAAAGAAGAAATTATTGCGAGTATTCGACAAACCTATATTGAAGGATTTAAAAAACTATGA
- a CDS encoding spore germination protein: MFKKKPKLSPAKKQSAVESETNNQQSTEKKESTESTVSPLGKDFIQAVTNAVHNTSDLIVKPIPPNLTLIYIDTLVDNEVLKDHIILDLLRSRNDSPEQIFSVLSVPELELSNKIDEIISAMMNGTVLIHIEGHSQVVLANIPTNESRSLAAPENESQVIGSQVGFNESLTTNVSLIRRYIKNPNLCNEKLVVGKQSKTTVTMLYIKDVASDEMVNTLRQRISDLEVDSVLDSSILEQLIDDNSLSIFPQMLLTERPDKFCAELLNGKLGVIVDGSALAIISPHSFLEFFQSQEDQNLRWQIATFARLLRFGAVVLSVFLTPLYVAALTFHYEVIPQTLLVPLSESRALVPFPPIFEALLLELIIELLREAGVRLPSKVGQTIGIVGGIVIGTAAVQAGITSNILIIIVALGALSSFTTPSYMMGNVIRIIRFPLIVLAGLWGFYGIMLGLCFILIHLLRQKSLGSPYTAPFYPPRLLDWRDSLIRLPLPFTFKRPSNTRPEDEDKYEPEPINPEKNEQKVK, encoded by the coding sequence ATGTTTAAAAAAAAACCAAAACTTTCTCCCGCAAAAAAACAGTCAGCTGTGGAAAGCGAAACGAATAATCAGCAAAGTACAGAAAAAAAGGAAAGTACGGAAAGTACTGTGTCCCCTTTAGGGAAAGATTTTATTCAAGCAGTAACGAACGCTGTTCATAATACATCTGATTTAATTGTTAAACCAATCCCCCCGAATCTTACGCTCATTTATATAGATACTTTAGTGGACAATGAAGTATTAAAAGATCATATTATTCTGGACTTACTTAGAAGCAGAAATGACTCACCGGAACAAATTTTTTCTGTTCTATCAGTACCTGAGTTGGAACTATCTAACAAAATAGATGAAATCATATCTGCAATGATGAACGGAACAGTACTAATTCATATAGAAGGGCACTCGCAAGTTGTGTTGGCAAATATCCCTACAAATGAATCCCGGTCCTTAGCAGCGCCGGAAAATGAATCCCAAGTAATCGGTTCTCAAGTTGGTTTTAATGAAAGTCTTACTACGAATGTCTCTTTGATTCGGAGGTATATAAAAAATCCGAATCTATGCAATGAAAAGTTAGTAGTTGGAAAACAATCGAAGACAACGGTTACAATGTTGTACATTAAAGACGTTGCTTCCGATGAAATGGTGAATACGCTAAGGCAAAGGATTAGCGACCTTGAAGTTGATTCGGTATTAGATAGCTCGATTCTTGAACAGCTAATAGATGATAACTCTTTATCGATTTTTCCTCAAATGTTACTGACGGAAAGACCGGACAAGTTTTGTGCTGAACTGCTGAATGGGAAATTGGGCGTTATTGTGGATGGCAGTGCGCTCGCAATAATTAGCCCTCATTCATTTCTTGAGTTTTTCCAAAGTCAGGAAGATCAAAATCTTCGATGGCAGATTGCTACGTTTGCCCGGCTATTAAGGTTTGGTGCAGTCGTACTATCTGTTTTTTTAACCCCTTTATATGTAGCAGCCTTAACATTTCATTATGAGGTCATCCCGCAAACGCTCTTAGTCCCGTTAAGTGAATCAAGAGCTTTAGTTCCTTTCCCACCTATATTTGAGGCGTTGCTGTTAGAACTTATAATTGAGTTGCTTAGGGAGGCAGGAGTCAGGTTACCGTCGAAGGTTGGTCAAACAATCGGTATCGTTGGTGGTATCGTGATTGGTACTGCTGCTGTACAAGCAGGGATTACGAGTAATATTTTAATTATCATTGTCGCCTTAGGAGCATTGTCGTCGTTCACAACCCCAAGTTACATGATGGGTAATGTCATCAGAATCATTCGCTTCCCGTTGATAGTATTAGCAGGACTATGGGGTTTTTACGGCATTATGCTGGGACTTTGTTTTATTCTGATACATCTTTTGCGTCAAAAAAGTTTGGGTTCTCCGTACACAGCACCTTTTTATCCACCTCGACTGCTTGATTGGCGTGATAGTCTGATCAGATTACCGTTGCCGTTTACATTTAAGCGACCTTCAAATACAAGACCAGAGGATGAAGACAAATATGAACCTGAACCCATAAATCCCGAGAAAAATGAACAGAAGGTGAAATAA
- a CDS encoding DUF948 domain-containing protein, translating to MDWLGIGVLIIGIAFAILVIFLLKPIKKLATVLESLQQTTDRLPEVLDSVTNQTSTVLQTSNTTLGNVNEQVNEISPLFHIVGDAGKAAESLTSAALDKTTTLKQQTVDANEFVKLKKYEGIYGLLSFLFFLSQKRKEISETILEPKSN from the coding sequence ATGGATTGGTTAGGTATTGGTGTGCTCATTATCGGAATCGCATTTGCTATACTCGTCATTTTCTTATTGAAACCAATAAAGAAGTTAGCGACTGTACTTGAAAGTTTACAACAAACGACAGATCGTCTACCAGAAGTGCTAGACAGCGTAACAAATCAAACTTCAACAGTTCTCCAAACAAGCAATACAACGCTTGGTAACGTCAACGAGCAAGTAAATGAAATTAGTCCTCTCTTCCATATTGTTGGAGATGCAGGCAAAGCAGCAGAAAGTCTCACTTCAGCTGCTTTAGATAAAACAACTACATTAAAACAGCAAACTGTTGACGCAAATGAATTTGTTAAACTCAAAAAGTATGAAGGAATCTATGGTCTTCTGTCATTTCTTTTCTTCCTTTCACAAAAAAGAAAAGAAATCTCAGAAAC
- a CDS encoding YhgE/Pip domain-containing protein, whose product MKNAWGIFTSDIKNTSKNWMAAILIGGLIFLPSLYAWLNIIASWDPYSQTSQMPIAVVNEDSGATVRGDRIDVGEQLVETLKTNKDMGWIFTNRKEAMEKVEYGDYFAVIIIPEDFSEKLSSVITDRPQKAEMDYFVNEKINSIAPKITEKGASVIVDQMSGEFISTVNGVIFTIFNEIGIEIENDLPDIQKFERYIFDLEKNLPVINKLLNESLTDTKSAQKIIRKAQNLMPDVQRLTADGLSKLNSTADFLTKAEKKLNEMAPKINKDLKTVQEISAESNDFLKKVQSVDLNFTELENVKKQLEQRMLQAIDTVGTVEADLKLLSDMNASQSSPSTDEESSAITSFRGQEQLDEAIQKTAVLKSYLQEIQGNVQNVNAIVQGKQQQFKEAIDELQKIAATTSIKLDAFIKEYKQTIEPRVLAEIGNAKNTVLEAKGILNGIHSTLPEAIQIISNTDVHVGDGKKMIETVLGEFPYVNDKVKQLAERIRKVQGEVEINEIIQLLQNDPQAERSFFEEPIVLNENKLFPIENYGTGMTPFYTVLSIWVGCLLLISLLAVDTMQGDNYIVKEIYFGRFLTFWAIGFLQTLIVTIGDIVLIGVKVHNPFWFVVFGLFISLIFVSIVYTLVSVFGNVGKALSIIMLVLQISGSGGTYPVVLLPEFFQFINPALPFTYAVDLMREAVGGIVWRRVSIDLIFLAGVGLAFLLFGTFLKERINKKTKHLLTKSKESDLFH is encoded by the coding sequence ATGAAGAATGCATGGGGAATATTTACTTCAGACATCAAAAATACAAGTAAGAATTGGATGGCAGCAATTCTTATAGGCGGACTTATTTTCCTCCCTTCCCTCTATGCATGGCTAAATATCATCGCATCATGGGACCCTTATTCACAAACCAGCCAAATGCCAATTGCAGTTGTCAATGAGGATAGCGGGGCAACTGTACGCGGAGACCGAATCGATGTTGGAGAACAGCTTGTTGAAACATTAAAAACGAATAAGGATATGGGATGGATATTCACTAACAGGAAGGAAGCGATGGAGAAAGTGGAGTACGGTGATTACTTTGCCGTCATTATTATTCCTGAGGATTTTTCCGAAAAGTTGTCTTCCGTCATTACCGATAGACCCCAAAAAGCAGAAATGGATTATTTTGTTAATGAAAAGATTAATTCCATTGCCCCGAAAATCACTGAAAAAGGCGCTAGTGTTATTGTAGACCAAATGAGTGGAGAATTCATATCGACAGTAAATGGCGTCATTTTTACTATTTTCAATGAAATAGGCATTGAAATTGAAAATGACTTGCCGGACATTCAAAAATTTGAGCGGTATATTTTTGATTTGGAAAAAAATCTACCTGTTATCAATAAATTGCTGAACGAATCATTAACCGATACTAAATCTGCACAAAAGATCATTCGTAAAGCGCAGAACCTAATGCCTGATGTTCAACGGTTAACAGCCGACGGGCTTTCGAAGCTCAATAGCACCGCAGACTTTCTTACGAAGGCTGAAAAAAAACTGAATGAAATGGCTCCGAAGATAAACAAAGATTTAAAGACCGTACAAGAGATTTCTGCCGAATCCAATGACTTTCTAAAGAAAGTTCAATCTGTTGACCTTAATTTCACTGAATTGGAAAATGTAAAAAAACAGCTTGAACAAAGAATGCTACAAGCAATTGATACAGTTGGAACTGTCGAAGCGGATTTAAAACTTCTTAGCGACATGAATGCTTCGCAATCCTCTCCGTCAACAGACGAAGAATCTTCTGCTATTACTTCTTTTAGAGGGCAAGAGCAGCTTGACGAAGCCATTCAAAAAACTGCAGTCCTAAAAAGTTACCTTCAGGAAATTCAAGGAAATGTGCAAAATGTCAACGCAATCGTTCAAGGCAAACAGCAGCAATTTAAAGAAGCTATTGACGAATTGCAGAAAATCGCTGCTACTACTTCTATCAAATTAGATGCATTCATTAAAGAATATAAGCAAACAATAGAACCTCGGGTACTCGCTGAAATTGGAAACGCAAAGAACACAGTGCTCGAAGCTAAAGGAATATTAAATGGTATTCATTCGACCCTTCCTGAGGCCATTCAGATTATCAGTAATACAGACGTTCATGTCGGCGATGGAAAGAAAATGATTGAAACTGTCCTTGGGGAATTTCCTTATGTTAATGACAAGGTAAAACAACTTGCAGAACGTATCCGAAAAGTTCAAGGCGAAGTGGAAATCAATGAGATCATACAGCTTCTCCAAAATGACCCGCAAGCGGAACGTTCCTTTTTTGAAGAACCGATCGTTTTGAATGAAAATAAATTATTCCCTATTGAAAACTACGGCACAGGAATGACCCCTTTCTATACAGTGCTCTCCATTTGGGTCGGCTGTTTATTGCTCATTTCCTTACTTGCAGTTGACACAATGCAAGGTGACAATTATATCGTTAAGGAGATATATTTCGGACGTTTTCTCACGTTTTGGGCAATTGGATTTCTCCAGACCTTGATTGTGACGATCGGAGACATCGTCCTGATTGGTGTAAAGGTCCATAATCCATTTTGGTTTGTCGTATTCGGGCTATTTATCAGCCTTATTTTCGTTTCAATTGTCTATACACTTGTTTCCGTGTTTGGGAATGTTGGAAAAGCCCTTTCCATCATTATGCTTGTTTTGCAAATTTCCGGATCAGGCGGGACTTATCCAGTTGTTTTACTACCGGAATTTTTCCAATTTATTAATCCCGCGCTTCCATTCACATACGCCGTTGACTTAATGCGTGAAGCAGTGGGCGGAATCGTCTGGAGAAGAGTAAGCATCGATCTTATATTCTTAGCAGGTGTCGGTCTAGCATTCCTGCTATTCGGTACTTTCCTGAAAGAACGGATAAATAAAAAAACAAAGCATCTATTGACCAAGTCCAAGGAATCAGATCTGTTTCACTAA
- a CDS encoding GerAB/ArcD/ProY family transporter, with translation MKNTIQIGPSDTINAFLLFFIIHTAQIGIGIQGFQRIIYQDAKHDAWIPVLLAGLATHIIAIFMIKTLEIYGSNDLYGIHQDVFGKWIGNFFNIIYIIYCSAAFLAVLRNYIEVVQTWVFPDLNTWFLTATLLLIVMYTFTGGLRVIVGVSFFSFVLSIWLFPMLAYPMKSIESRSLLPFLEANLGGILKGVKSMTFTVIGFEILYVIYPFVKDKENTKKHVHLALFVTTLIYLAVMLVTLTYFSGEQLTKTIWATLSLFSIVKLPFVERFEYIVVCFWMLIILPNLCLFLWATFRGTRRLVKVSATKFVWGFSFIMFIISIAFKTRPQINTFNNYYGQVAFYIVFVYPIILYVLAVAKKKFKSRKEQKE, from the coding sequence GTGAAAAATACCATTCAAATTGGTCCCAGTGATACGATTAATGCTTTTCTCCTTTTTTTCATCATTCATACCGCGCAAATCGGGATCGGAATACAAGGATTTCAGCGGATTATATACCAAGACGCGAAACATGATGCATGGATTCCGGTACTACTTGCAGGGCTTGCCACCCATATCATCGCAATTTTCATGATTAAAACGTTAGAAATATACGGTTCAAATGACTTATATGGTATTCATCAAGATGTATTTGGGAAATGGATAGGGAATTTTTTTAATATAATTTATATTATTTATTGTTCAGCTGCGTTTTTGGCCGTTTTAAGGAACTATATTGAAGTCGTTCAAACATGGGTGTTTCCAGATTTGAATACTTGGTTTCTTACGGCTACATTGCTGCTAATCGTGATGTATACGTTTACGGGCGGTTTACGGGTAATTGTGGGTGTTTCTTTTTTTAGTTTTGTGCTTTCCATATGGCTGTTCCCAATGTTGGCTTATCCGATGAAGTCTATAGAATCCCGAAGTCTTCTCCCTTTTTTGGAGGCCAATTTGGGCGGAATATTAAAAGGTGTAAAGTCTATGACATTTACGGTTATTGGATTTGAAATATTATATGTGATTTATCCTTTTGTAAAGGATAAAGAGAATACAAAAAAACATGTTCATCTTGCTTTATTCGTAACGACCTTGATTTATCTCGCCGTTATGTTGGTTACGCTAACTTACTTCAGTGGGGAACAATTAACTAAGACCATTTGGGCGACATTGTCTTTGTTCAGTATTGTTAAACTTCCATTCGTGGAACGATTTGAGTATATAGTGGTTTGTTTTTGGATGTTAATTATTTTGCCGAACCTTTGTCTTTTTTTATGGGCTACTTTTCGCGGAACTAGACGCCTGGTAAAGGTAAGTGCGACTAAATTCGTCTGGGGATTTTCATTCATCATGTTCATTATAAGTATAGCGTTTAAGACTCGACCCCAAATAAATACATTTAATAATTACTATGGCCAGGTGGCGTTTTATATTGTTTTTGTTTACCCAATCATCTTGTATGTATTAGCAGTGGCAAAAAAGAAATTTAAATCGCGTAAGGAGCAAAAAGAATGA